One window of the Pyxicephalus adspersus chromosome 5, UCB_Pads_2.0, whole genome shotgun sequence genome contains the following:
- the LOC140331650 gene encoding protein lifeguard 3-like — protein sequence MQKNDENNVGGQEMSYLYSAQNPAYPPAPYSQNAGYMPNPPPYSDQNPPLMGVPAYNVYPPPPDQPPQAFNGDKPDVEVPPEYTVGLEESNPFSERAIRRAFIRKVYITLSIQLAITFGIVFMFTFWETLRFWVQDYPYILYAVLPCTIILVMVLACCDQARRKVPLNYILLLLFTILEGCMLGTLAAFFDADAVMWATGATIVVTLGLTLFAVQTKWDFTILSGGLMVALMVLLSFGILAAIFRSFWLNIVYACIGTFIFGMYLVFDTQLILGGKHRYTVNPEDYIFATLNIYVDVINLFIFLLQLFGLCR from the exons atgcagaaaaatgatgAGAATAATGTCGGTGGTCAAGAGATGTCTTACCTTTACTCTGCACAAAACCCGGCCTACCCTCCAGCACCTTACAGCCAGAATGCCGGCTACATGCCAAACCCACCACCATACAGCGATCAGAACCCGCCACTAATGGGTGTGCCTGCATATAATGTCTACCCTCCTCCTCCTGACCAACCTCCTCAGGCCTTCAATGGGGACAAGCCTGATGTAGAAGTACCCCCAGAATACACTGTCGGGCTTGAGGAAAGCAACCCATTCTCTGAGCGTGCCATCAGAAGAG CTTTTATCCGGAAAGTCTACATTACGTTGTCCATACAGTTAGCTATCACCTTTGGAATTGTGTTTATGTTTACATTCTG GGAAACACTCCGATTCTGGGTGCAGGATTATCCATACATATTGTATGCTGTGCT ACCTTGTACCATTATCCTGGTAATGGTCCTCGCCTGCTGTGACCAAGCCCGTCGCAAAGTGCCACTAAACTACATACTTCTTCTTTTGTTT ACAATATTGGAAGGATGTATGCTAGGAACTCTTGCAGC attcTTTGATGCTGATGCTGTAATGTGGGCTACAGGAGCCACCATAGTAGTAACGTTGGGTCTCACTCTGTTTGCAGTGcagacaaag TGGGATTTTACCATCTTGTCTGGAGGTCTGATGGTTGCTCTGATGGTGCTATTGTCTTTTGGAATACTGGCTGCCATCTTCAGATCATTT tgGCTGAATATTGTCTATGCATGCATTGGAACGTTTATATTTGGGATG taCCTGGTTTTTGATACTCAGTTAATTCTCGGGGGGAAACATCGCTACACAGTGAACCCAGAGGATTACATCTTTGCCACCCTCAACATTTATGTGGATGTTAttaatcttttcatttttctactGCAACTTTTTGGCTTATGTCGTTAG